From Streptomyces sp. TLI_053, a single genomic window includes:
- a CDS encoding MFS transporter, with the protein MTVDALPRQSEHDTAAPGGLGRRQVHAVAACYFVASFAALGLPPYLTTILPGLGDQDGHWAGVLYIVPTVFSALGAPLWGRLADRYGRKRLLLRAQLGLAVSFLLAGAADSLPAFTLALVLQGFLGGTFAATNGYLAAALDGARLSRALTLMQGSARAALVAAPVLVGLLSPWIDPHRQYLLMAVLPLTAAVFLSLLPEPGRAGTRTGDGAESVAETASDPAIGPAVDPADLTGGDGGTAATAATPTSATATGPKSRTPLRVLYGLEFAFVFATIISFPYLIALAEERLPGVSGTTTGVLFALPHLCYLAFAARTHTAFLHRPHTGIALGFGFVALGLAGHAVADSLPAFVAVRLLLGAGITLGLVCLSVLAAEACRGRAPGRLFGSLEFVSKGGAVAAGAVAALVNGRFGTTSPVLVGTAAALLAAVAATALSSHSRQRWSRS; encoded by the coding sequence GTGACCGTCGACGCACTGCCCCGGCAGTCCGAACACGACACCGCCGCACCCGGTGGACTCGGCCGGCGCCAGGTGCACGCCGTGGCCGCCTGCTACTTCGTCGCCTCCTTCGCCGCCCTCGGCCTGCCGCCCTACCTGACCACGATCCTGCCCGGACTCGGCGACCAGGACGGCCACTGGGCGGGCGTGCTGTACATCGTGCCCACCGTGTTCAGCGCCCTCGGTGCCCCGCTGTGGGGGCGGCTCGCCGACCGGTACGGCCGCAAGCGACTGCTGCTGCGCGCCCAACTCGGCCTCGCCGTCTCCTTCCTGCTGGCCGGAGCCGCCGACTCGCTGCCCGCGTTCACCCTCGCGCTGGTGCTCCAGGGCTTCCTCGGCGGCACCTTCGCCGCGACCAACGGCTATCTCGCCGCCGCCCTCGACGGCGCCCGACTGTCCCGGGCACTCACCCTGATGCAGGGCAGCGCACGGGCCGCGCTGGTGGCGGCACCGGTCCTGGTCGGCCTGCTGTCACCGTGGATCGACCCGCACCGGCAGTACCTGCTGATGGCCGTACTGCCGCTGACCGCAGCGGTGTTCCTCTCCCTGCTGCCCGAACCGGGCCGGGCCGGGACGAGAACCGGGGACGGGGCCGAGTCCGTGGCCGAGACCGCCTCCGACCCCGCCATCGGCCCCGCCGTCGACCCCGCCGACCTGACCGGCGGCGACGGCGGGACGGCCGCGACCGCGGCCACGCCGACGAGCGCCACCGCCACCGGGCCGAAGAGCCGCACACCCCTGCGCGTCCTCTACGGCCTGGAGTTCGCCTTCGTCTTCGCCACGATCATCTCCTTCCCCTATCTGATAGCCCTGGCCGAGGAACGCCTCCCCGGGGTCTCCGGCACCACCACCGGTGTGCTGTTCGCCCTGCCCCACCTGTGCTACCTGGCGTTCGCGGCCCGCACCCACACCGCCTTCCTGCACCGCCCGCACACCGGCATCGCGCTCGGCTTCGGCTTCGTCGCGCTCGGCCTCGCCGGGCACGCCGTGGCAGACTCGCTGCCGGCCTTCGTCGCCGTCCGACTGCTGCTCGGCGCCGGAATCACCCTCGGCCTGGTCTGCCTCTCGGTGCTCGCCGCCGAGGCCTGCCGCGGCCGGGCACCCGGACGACTGTTCGGCTCGCTCGAATTCGTCTCCAAGGGCGGCGCCGTGGCCGCCGGCGCCGTCGCGGCGCTGGTCAACGGCCGGTTCGGCACCACCTCCCCCGTGCTGGTCGGCACCGCCGCCGCACTCCTGGCCGCCGTCGCGGCCACCGCACTCTCCTCCCACTCCCGCCAGCGTTGGAGTCGCTCATGA
- a CDS encoding IucA/IucC family protein codes for MTHQLPTADHAVVHTLLNCLLREVSAPEHQTAVTGGRLLIRLPRRGTLLRVALRRTSLIGAHRFTGPVEEEHRGGWRELDWHELARQIQGELELRTGTVNEEFLGQLSSSHTAVSTALAGRPAPGPNRYLESEQALLFGHRFHPAPKSRSAERGDWRDYAPEARAEFPLRHLAVRQELIAEASADPAATALLDSLGAVPDGYRLLPAHPWQYELIGDHPLLRGALERGDIIDLGPGGTPFAATASVRTLYGAGAFLKFSLNVRITNCLRKNAAYELTGAVTLTRLLAPVLADLAERFPDAAVLREPAFRTLALPGADGRPDRALYEGFGLIVREGLGASLRPDLTPLLAAAVADEYPTSSAHISRLLSDPADPARALDWWTAYLRLLLPPVLSAFFDHGVVLEPHLQNVLIGVDASGRPAQVLFRDLEGTKLVPERHAELLAALPPEVAGPMAYDAERGWDRVVYCLLVNHVAELLAAVADLHPAAEGALWEAVRRVLEEYAAEHGRPPRLRALLAGVPLPGKANLLTRWERKADRAAGYVRMASPLARSVLAEAAHGAAASAVPGPPSAPLPPTARIPQPVQAPPVAAGRTR; via the coding sequence ATGACGCACCAACTGCCCACCGCCGACCATGCCGTGGTCCATACCCTGCTCAACTGCCTGCTGCGCGAGGTGTCCGCACCCGAACACCAGACCGCCGTCACCGGCGGCCGCCTGCTGATCCGCCTCCCCCGGCGCGGCACCCTGCTCCGGGTGGCGCTGCGCCGTACCTCGCTGATCGGCGCACACCGCTTCACCGGACCGGTGGAGGAGGAACACCGCGGCGGCTGGCGCGAGCTGGACTGGCACGAGCTCGCCCGCCAGATCCAGGGCGAGCTGGAACTGCGCACCGGAACGGTCAACGAGGAGTTCCTCGGCCAGCTCTCCTCCAGCCACACCGCGGTCTCCACCGCCCTGGCCGGCCGCCCCGCGCCCGGCCCCAACCGCTACCTGGAGTCCGAGCAGGCCCTGCTGTTCGGGCACCGGTTCCACCCCGCGCCCAAGTCCCGCTCCGCCGAACGCGGCGACTGGCGCGACTACGCCCCCGAGGCCCGCGCCGAATTCCCGCTGCGCCACCTCGCGGTACGGCAGGAGCTGATCGCCGAGGCCTCCGCCGACCCGGCCGCGACCGCCCTGCTGGACAGCCTCGGCGCCGTCCCGGACGGCTACCGGCTGCTGCCCGCCCACCCCTGGCAGTACGAACTCATCGGCGACCACCCGCTGTTGCGCGGGGCACTGGAGCGCGGCGACATCATCGACCTCGGCCCCGGCGGCACCCCGTTCGCGGCCACCGCCTCGGTCCGGACCCTGTACGGCGCGGGCGCGTTCCTCAAGTTCAGCCTCAATGTGCGGATCACCAACTGCCTGCGCAAGAACGCCGCCTACGAGCTGACCGGCGCGGTCACCCTCACCCGACTGCTCGCCCCGGTCCTGGCCGACCTGGCCGAACGGTTCCCGGACGCCGCCGTGCTGCGCGAGCCGGCGTTCCGCACGCTCGCCCTGCCCGGCGCGGACGGCCGGCCCGACCGGGCGCTCTACGAGGGATTCGGCCTGATCGTCCGCGAGGGCCTCGGCGCCTCGCTGCGCCCCGACCTCACCCCGCTGCTGGCCGCCGCCGTCGCCGACGAGTACCCGACCAGCTCGGCGCACATCTCCCGGCTGCTGTCCGACCCGGCCGACCCGGCCCGGGCGCTCGACTGGTGGACGGCCTACCTGCGCCTGCTGCTCCCGCCGGTGCTGTCCGCCTTCTTCGACCACGGCGTGGTGCTCGAACCGCACCTGCAGAACGTCCTGATCGGCGTGGACGCGTCCGGCCGCCCGGCCCAGGTGCTCTTCCGCGACCTCGAGGGGACGAAGCTCGTCCCCGAGCGGCACGCCGAACTGCTCGCCGCACTGCCGCCCGAGGTCGCCGGGCCGATGGCCTACGACGCCGAGCGCGGCTGGGACCGGGTGGTCTACTGCCTGCTGGTCAACCACGTGGCCGAACTGCTGGCCGCCGTCGCCGACCTGCACCCGGCGGCGGAGGGCGCGCTCTGGGAGGCGGTCCGCCGCGTCCTGGAGGAGTACGCGGCGGAGCACGGCCGCCCGCCCCGGCTGCGCGCACTGCTGGCCGGCGTGCCGCTGCCCGGCAAGGCCAACCTGCTCACCCGCTGGGAGCGCAAGGCCGACCGCGCGGCCGGCTACGTCCGGATGGCCTCGCCGCTGGCCCGCTCCGTGCTGGCGGAGGCCGCCCACGGCGCCGCCGCGTCGGCCGTACCCGGACCGCCCTCGGCCCCCCTCCCACCTACCGCCCGGATCCCGCAGCCCGTCCAGGCCCCGCCCGTCGCCGCCGGAAGGACCCGATGA
- a CDS encoding type III PLP-dependent enzyme, which produces MTATDAVRRHVAELDPEQLPAYVYDLAALRTHAAAVRAALPERVELYYAAKANPEAPVLAALGGAVDGYEVSSGGELAHVRAAVPDARLAFGGPGKTPAEIAAAVDAGVHRWHVESEQELYRLAAVLADRPDATVDVLLRVNLPVGAGALDSVALAMGGRPTPFGLDPDRAEAAMRLLTEPVGPLAPVRRQLRLRGVHAHLASGLAASEQLALAEQIVGWSTRSAERHAFALEEVNVGGGMAVDYADPDARFDWTTFGEGLGKLLDRHPGPVLRIEPGRALTAYCGWYATEVLDVKRSHGEDFVVVRGGTHHLRTPATRGHSQPFGTLRVEEWPHPWERPAVTTGRATLTGQLCTPKDVLAHAAPAAARLRAGDRVLFDLAGAYAWNISHHEFLMHPRPGFHHLDGPAEQH; this is translated from the coding sequence ATGACCGCCACCGACGCCGTCCGCCGCCACGTCGCGGAGCTGGACCCGGAACAACTGCCCGCCTACGTCTACGACCTGGCGGCCCTGCGGACGCACGCCGCCGCCGTCCGGGCCGCCCTGCCGGAGCGGGTCGAGCTGTACTACGCGGCCAAGGCCAACCCCGAGGCCCCGGTGCTGGCCGCCCTGGGCGGGGCCGTGGACGGCTACGAGGTCTCCAGCGGAGGCGAACTGGCACACGTCCGGGCGGCCGTCCCGGACGCCCGGCTGGCCTTCGGCGGGCCGGGCAAGACGCCCGCCGAGATCGCCGCCGCCGTGGACGCCGGTGTGCACCGCTGGCACGTCGAGAGCGAACAGGAGCTGTACCGGCTGGCCGCCGTGCTGGCCGACCGGCCGGACGCGACCGTGGACGTGCTGCTGCGGGTGAACCTGCCGGTCGGGGCCGGTGCGCTGGACTCGGTCGCGCTGGCGATGGGCGGGCGCCCGACCCCGTTCGGGCTGGACCCGGACCGCGCCGAGGCGGCGATGCGGCTGCTCACCGAGCCGGTCGGCCCGCTGGCCCCGGTCCGGCGGCAGCTGCGGCTGCGCGGTGTGCACGCCCATCTGGCGAGCGGGCTGGCCGCGTCCGAACAGCTGGCGCTGGCGGAGCAGATCGTCGGCTGGTCCACCCGTTCGGCCGAGCGGCACGCCTTCGCGCTGGAGGAGGTCAACGTGGGCGGCGGCATGGCCGTCGACTACGCCGACCCGGACGCCCGGTTCGACTGGACCACGTTCGGCGAGGGCCTCGGGAAGCTGCTGGACCGCCACCCCGGCCCGGTCCTGCGGATCGAGCCGGGCCGGGCGCTCACCGCGTACTGCGGCTGGTACGCGACCGAGGTGCTGGACGTGAAGCGCAGCCACGGCGAAGACTTCGTGGTCGTCCGCGGCGGCACCCACCACCTGCGGACCCCGGCCACCCGGGGCCACAGCCAGCCGTTCGGCACCCTGCGGGTCGAGGAGTGGCCCCATCCGTGGGAGCGGCCCGCCGTGACCACCGGCCGGGCCACTTTGACCGGCCAGCTCTGCACCCCCAAGGACGTGCTCGCCCACGCGGCCCCGGCCGCCGCCCGCCTCCGCGCGGGTGACCGGGTGCTCTTCGACCTGGCCGGGGCGTACGCCTGGAACATCTCGCACCACGAGTTCCTGATGCACCCCCGCCCGGGCTTCCACCATCTGGACGGCCCGGCGGAGCAGCACTGA
- a CDS encoding inositol monophosphatase — MEKVAEIIAEASAEAVEPRFRALASGEVMEKAPGEVVTVADREAELIISRRLRELLPVPVVGEEAVAADPALARALHAEAAVWLVDPVDGTANFVAGRPDYAVMVSLVRDGRTVAAWIRQPATDTTYTAELGSGAWRDGHRLTRTPAGDDPATWRGSVKSRFLDPARRRLIESNATAFGGLTDGRHAAGIEYPEVADGNTDFVLYWRTLPWDHAPGSLLVAESGGRAARLDGTPYHPEAPGGTDGLLVAADPATWERCREILFAP, encoded by the coding sequence ATGGAGAAGGTGGCGGAGATCATCGCCGAGGCCTCGGCCGAGGCGGTGGAGCCCCGGTTCCGGGCGCTGGCCTCCGGCGAGGTGATGGAGAAGGCCCCCGGCGAGGTGGTCACCGTCGCCGACCGCGAGGCCGAGCTGATCATCTCGCGGCGGCTGCGCGAGCTGCTGCCCGTCCCGGTGGTCGGTGAGGAGGCGGTGGCCGCCGACCCGGCGCTCGCCCGGGCCCTGCACGCCGAAGCGGCCGTCTGGCTCGTCGACCCCGTCGACGGCACCGCCAACTTCGTCGCCGGCCGCCCCGACTACGCGGTGATGGTCTCCCTGGTGCGCGACGGCCGGACCGTCGCCGCCTGGATCCGGCAGCCGGCCACCGACACCACCTACACCGCCGAACTGGGCTCCGGCGCCTGGCGCGACGGCCACCGGCTGACCCGCACGCCCGCCGGCGACGATCCGGCCACCTGGCGCGGCTCGGTGAAGAGCCGGTTCCTGGACCCGGCCCGCCGCCGGCTGATCGAGTCCAACGCCACCGCCTTCGGCGGCCTGACCGACGGGCGCCACGCCGCCGGCATCGAGTACCCCGAAGTCGCCGACGGCAACACGGACTTCGTGCTCTACTGGCGCACCCTGCCCTGGGACCACGCCCCCGGCTCCCTCCTGGTGGCCGAGTCCGGCGGCCGCGCCGCCCGTCTCGACGGCACCCCCTACCACCCCGAGGCCCCGGGCGGCACGGACGGCCTGCTCGTCGCGGCCGACCCGGCCACCTGGGAGCGGTGCCGCGAGATCCTCTTCGCTCCGTAG
- a CDS encoding aminotransferase class I/II-fold pyridoxal phosphate-dependent enzyme yields MSGGPGEGPEGGTEGGTGEGPGGGAGTGAGAGAGPGRGASWPDPAEGADAPLDALSGGVGGPAALGPLLATVLDALETGATRRGGPLPAGRPGDLAALVDRALAAAEGPDALARLTELLAHGAADPADPFCAAHLHCPPLAVAAAADLAVSALNPSQDSWDQAPAATALETAVLAELAALVGYDPARAAGVVTSGGTESNLMGLMLARDQKLDGIVELDGLLGLPAGVRPRIFASRAAHFSVQRAAALLGLGERAVVPVDVDRDLRMDPAALERALSEASWAGHTPVAVVATAGTTDTGAVDPLPAVAELAARYDAWLHVDAAYGGGALLSDRLAPLLDGIERADSVSLDWHKLGWQPAAAGVFLVRHAENYVSLARRAVYLNPADDEQAGYPSLLGLSLRTTRRPDAFKLAVTLRTLGRAGLGRLVDACHDLARSAADAVRAEPELELHAEPVLTALLFRYRPAAGPGSSQSGPDPAALDRVNAELRRELLRGGRAVVGRTELPGEGPGRVRLKLTLLNPHTTTEEVAGLIAEVVRAGRETWRWVGR; encoded by the coding sequence GTGAGCGGCGGCCCGGGGGAGGGGCCCGAGGGCGGTACCGAGGGCGGTACCGGGGAGGGGCCCGGGGGCGGGGCCGGCACCGGGGCGGGTGCCGGGGCAGGGCCGGGCCGCGGCGCTTCCTGGCCGGACCCGGCCGAGGGGGCCGACGCACCGCTCGACGCCCTCTCCGGCGGCGTCGGCGGACCGGCAGCGCTCGGCCCGCTGCTCGCCACCGTCCTCGACGCGCTGGAGACCGGAGCCACCCGGCGCGGCGGCCCGCTGCCGGCCGGCCGCCCCGGCGACCTCGCCGCCCTGGTCGACCGGGCACTCGCCGCCGCCGAGGGCCCCGACGCCCTCGCCCGCCTCACCGAACTGCTCGCCCACGGCGCCGCCGACCCCGCCGACCCGTTCTGCGCCGCCCACCTGCACTGCCCGCCGCTCGCCGTGGCCGCCGCCGCCGACCTCGCCGTCAGCGCCCTCAACCCCTCCCAGGACTCCTGGGACCAGGCCCCCGCGGCGACGGCACTGGAGACCGCGGTGCTGGCCGAACTCGCCGCCCTGGTCGGCTACGACCCCGCCCGGGCCGCCGGCGTGGTCACCTCCGGCGGCACCGAGTCCAACCTCATGGGCCTCATGCTCGCCCGCGACCAGAAGCTCGACGGCATCGTCGAACTCGACGGGCTCCTCGGCCTGCCCGCCGGCGTCCGGCCCCGGATCTTCGCCTCCCGGGCCGCGCACTTCTCGGTCCAGCGGGCGGCCGCCCTGCTCGGCCTCGGCGAACGCGCCGTCGTCCCGGTCGACGTCGACCGCGACCTGAGGATGGACCCGGCGGCGCTCGAACGCGCCCTCTCCGAGGCCAGTTGGGCCGGACACACCCCCGTCGCGGTAGTCGCCACCGCCGGCACCACCGACACCGGAGCCGTCGACCCGCTGCCCGCCGTCGCCGAGCTCGCCGCCCGCTACGACGCCTGGCTGCACGTCGACGCCGCGTACGGCGGCGGCGCCCTGCTCTCCGACCGGCTCGCCCCCCTGCTCGACGGCATCGAACGAGCCGACTCCGTCTCGCTGGACTGGCACAAGCTCGGCTGGCAGCCCGCCGCCGCCGGGGTCTTCCTGGTGCGCCACGCCGAGAACTACGTCTCGCTCGCCCGCCGGGCCGTCTACCTCAACCCGGCCGACGACGAACAGGCCGGCTACCCCAGCCTGTTGGGACTCTCCCTGCGCACCACCCGGCGGCCGGACGCCTTCAAACTCGCCGTCACCCTGCGCACCCTCGGCCGGGCCGGACTCGGCCGGCTCGTCGACGCCTGCCACGACCTCGCGCGGTCCGCCGCCGACGCGGTCCGGGCCGAACCGGAACTGGAACTGCACGCCGAACCCGTGCTGACCGCCCTGCTGTTCCGCTACCGGCCGGCGGCCGGGCCGGGCTCCTCGCAGTCCGGCCCCGACCCGGCCGCGCTGGACCGGGTCAACGCCGAACTGCGGCGCGAACTGCTGCGCGGCGGACGGGCCGTGGTCGGTCGGACCGAACTGCCCGGCGAGGGCCCCGGCCGGGTCCGGCTCAAGCTGACGCTGCTCAACCCGCACACCACCACCGAGGAGGTGGCCGGACTGATCGCCGAGGTCGTCCGTGCGGGCCGGGAGACCTGGCGGTGGGTCGGGCGGTAG
- a CDS encoding diaminobutyrate--2-oxoglutarate transaminase family protein — MLRRQRLRESAARTYARSFPIVPVRASGMTVEGADGRRYLDCLSGAGTLALGHNHPVVLAAIRRTLDSGAPLHLLDLATAEKDDFTTALFESLPPAFADGARVHFCGPAGTDAVEAALKLMQTATGRSGALAFTGAYHGMTAGSLALTGNVAVKEPLPGGGEVVRLPYPYGYRCPFGVGGEAGAELSATYVERLLDDPAGGVVPPAAMVLEAVQGEGGVVPAPDDWLRTMRRITAERRIPLIVDEVQTGVGRTGAMWAVEHSGIVPDAMVLSKAIGGSLPLAVVVYREEYDGWRPGAHTGTFRGNTLAMAAGAATLRYVAANGLAERAAVVGDRMVARLRALAGELPAIGDVRGRGLMIGVELVDPAAEPDACGARPAAPGLAVRVREACLERGLIVELGGRHDAVLRLLPPLTITDEQTAAVLDRLADAVAAASA, encoded by the coding sequence GTGCTGCGCCGCCAGCGCCTGCGCGAGTCCGCCGCCCGCACCTACGCGCGCTCGTTCCCGATCGTCCCCGTGCGCGCCAGCGGCATGACCGTCGAGGGCGCCGACGGCCGCCGCTACCTCGACTGCCTCTCCGGCGCCGGCACCCTGGCGCTCGGCCACAACCACCCCGTGGTGCTGGCGGCGATCCGCCGCACCCTCGACAGCGGCGCCCCCCTCCACCTGCTCGACCTCGCGACCGCCGAGAAGGACGACTTCACCACCGCCCTGTTCGAGAGCCTGCCGCCCGCCTTCGCCGACGGGGCGCGGGTGCACTTCTGCGGCCCCGCCGGGACCGACGCCGTCGAGGCCGCGCTCAAGCTGATGCAGACCGCGACCGGCCGTTCCGGCGCGCTCGCCTTCACCGGCGCCTATCACGGCATGACCGCCGGATCCCTGGCGCTCACCGGCAACGTCGCCGTCAAGGAGCCGCTGCCCGGCGGTGGCGAGGTCGTCCGGCTGCCCTACCCCTACGGCTACCGCTGCCCGTTCGGGGTCGGCGGGGAGGCGGGGGCCGAACTGTCGGCCACCTACGTCGAACGACTGCTCGACGACCCGGCCGGCGGCGTCGTCCCGCCCGCCGCGATGGTCCTGGAGGCCGTGCAGGGCGAGGGCGGTGTCGTTCCAGCGCCGGACGACTGGCTGCGCACCATGCGCCGGATCACCGCCGAGCGCCGCATCCCGCTGATCGTCGACGAGGTGCAGACCGGTGTGGGCCGCACCGGTGCGATGTGGGCGGTCGAGCACAGCGGGATCGTGCCCGACGCGATGGTGCTCTCCAAGGCGATCGGCGGCAGCCTCCCGCTCGCCGTCGTCGTCTACCGGGAGGAGTACGACGGCTGGCGGCCCGGCGCCCACACCGGCACCTTCCGCGGCAACACGCTGGCGATGGCGGCCGGAGCCGCCACCCTGCGCTACGTCGCCGCCAACGGGCTGGCCGAACGGGCGGCGGTGGTCGGCGACCGGATGGTCGCACGGCTGCGCGCGCTGGCCGGGGAACTCCCCGCGATCGGCGACGTGCGCGGCCGCGGGCTGATGATCGGCGTCGAACTCGTCGACCCGGCCGCGGAGCCGGACGCCTGCGGGGCCCGCCCGGCCGCCCCCGGACTCGCCGTCCGGGTCCGCGAGGCCTGCCTGGAACGCGGGCTGATCGTCGAACTCGGCGGGCGGCACGACGCCGTCCTGCGGCTGCTGCCCCCGCTCACCATCACGGACGAGCAGACGGCCGCGGTGCTGGACCGGCTCGCGGACGCCGTCGCGGCGGCCTCCGCGTGA
- a CDS encoding methyltransferase domain-containing protein, with the protein MPPSPRNGSATPADDDTPAGRAAGLARTREFFGVRAAGWDAKFPDDGPRYAAAIAELALRPGDSVLDAGCGTGRALPPLRAAVGPAGRVFGADVTPEMLAEAAARHPGTAALLLADCARLPLPDAALDAVFAAGLVSHLPDPAQALREFARVGRPGARLALFHPVGRAALAARHGRPLTPDDLRAEPNLRPLLDATGWRLVAFADTDDRYLALAERAEH; encoded by the coding sequence ATGCCACCCTCGCCCCGGAACGGCTCCGCCACCCCCGCCGACGACGACACCCCGGCCGGCCGTGCCGCCGGACTCGCCCGCACCCGGGAGTTCTTCGGCGTCCGCGCCGCCGGCTGGGACGCCAAGTTCCCGGACGACGGCCCGCGATACGCCGCCGCGATCGCCGAACTCGCCCTGCGCCCCGGCGACTCGGTGCTCGACGCGGGCTGCGGCACCGGCCGCGCCCTGCCGCCGCTGCGCGCCGCGGTCGGCCCGGCCGGGCGGGTGTTCGGCGCCGACGTCACGCCCGAGATGCTGGCCGAGGCCGCCGCCCGGCATCCCGGCACAGCCGCCCTGCTGCTCGCGGACTGCGCCCGGCTCCCGCTGCCCGACGCCGCGCTGGACGCCGTGTTCGCGGCCGGACTGGTCTCCCACCTGCCGGACCCGGCCCAGGCCCTGCGGGAGTTCGCCCGGGTCGGCCGGCCCGGCGCCCGGCTGGCACTGTTCCACCCCGTGGGCCGCGCCGCCCTCGCCGCCCGCCACGGCCGCCCCCTCACCCCGGACGACCTCCGGGCCGAACCCAACCTCCGCCCCCTGCTCGATGCCACCGGCTGGCGCCTCGTGGCCTTCGCGGACACCGACGACCGCTACCTCGCCCTCGCCGAGCGCGCGGAGCACTGA